From the genome of Bacteroidales bacterium:
CCCAAAATACGGTCAGCCATACGTTCAGGATGGAAAATATCTAACGCTTCCATCTTCTCTCCTGTACCAACAAACTTAATAGGCTTGTTTACAACAGTTCTGATTGATAGGGCAGCACCACCGCGAGTATCACCGTCAAGCTTTGTAAGAACAACACCAGAGAAGTCAAGTCTATCATTAAACTCTTTAGCAGTATTAACTGCATCTTGTCCTGTCATTGAGTCAACAACAAACAATATCTCGTTAGGATTGATACCATTTTTAATAGCTTCAATCTCGTTCATCATCTCCTCATCAACTGCCAAACGTCCAGCAGTATCCACAATAACAACGTCGTTATTATTACGTTTTGCTTGGGCAATAGCATTTTGAGCAATAGATACAGGATTTTTGCTTTCAATTTCGCTATATACAGGAATACCAATTTGGTCTCCTAAAACTTTAAGTTGATCAATAGCAGCAGGACGATATACGTCACAAGCAACCAATAAAGGGTTTTTACCCTTTTTGTTTTTAAGCATATTGGCAAGTTTGCCCGAGAAAGTAGTTTTACCCGAACCTTGAAGACCTGCCATAAGAATAACAGCGGGATTACCCGAGATATTAAACTCTGCTGCAGTACCACCCATAAGTTCAGCAAGTTCATCATGAACCAACTTAACCATTAATTGACCAGGTTTTACCGCAGTAAGCACATTCATACCAAGTGCTTTCTCTTTAACCTTATCTGTAAATTGTTTTGCTACTTTATAGTTAACGTCAGCATCCAATAGGGCTTTACGAACATCTTTTAATGTTTCGGCTACATTAATTTCGGTAATTTTTCCTTCACCTTTTAAAATCTTAAAAGATCTCTCTAAGCGTTCACTTAAATTTTCAAACATATATTAATCTGTTAAATTATAAATCGTTAATAATCATAAAATAACAAAAAGGGTTTTGCCCCTTTCTGTATGTGTAAAAATAGACAATTACACAATATTATATTTTATTTGTTTTTGCCTCAGGAAAAATAACTTTAGGTTTAAACTCCAAAGCCTCTTTTTCGTCCATCATAGCGTATGCCATAATAATAACTATGTCGCCGGGTTGAACAAGACGAGCAGCAGCACCATTTAAACAAACAACACCCGAGTTCTTTTCACCTTTAATAACGTAAGTTGAGAATCTTGCACCATTATTGTTGTTTACTATATGAACACGCTCATTCTCCATAATTCCGGCAGCATTCATTAATGCTTCGTCAATGGTAATGCTACCAATATAATTTAAATTAGCCTCTGTTACGGTAGCACGATGAATTTTAGATTTAAGAATTTCTACTAACATCCCTATCTATTTTACACAATAACTGATATTATCAATAAGTCTTATCTCTCCACAGAAAACAGCGATACAACCAACGGCTCTAACATTGCTTTCCCAATTAGTTATAGGTTGCAAACTCTCAGCGTTAACAATCTCGTAATATTCAACTTTAAATTCA
Proteins encoded in this window:
- a CDS encoding aspartate 1-decarboxylase — protein: MLVEILKSKIHRATVTEANLNYIGSITIDEALMNAAGIMENERVHIVNNNNGARFSTYVIKGEKNSGVVCLNGAAARLVQPGDIVIIMAYAMMDEKEALEFKPKVIFPEAKTNKI
- the ffh gene encoding signal recognition particle protein produces the protein MFENLSERLERSFKILKGEGKITEINVAETLKDVRKALLDADVNYKVAKQFTDKVKEKALGMNVLTAVKPGQLMVKLVHDELAELMGGTAAEFNISGNPAVILMAGLQGSGKTTFSGKLANMLKNKKGKNPLLVACDVYRPAAIDQLKVLGDQIGIPVYSEIESKNPVSIAQNAIAQAKRNNNDVVIVDTAGRLAVDEEMMNEIEAIKNGINPNEILFVVDSMTGQDAVNTAKEFNDRLDFSGVVLTKLDGDTRGGAALSIRTVVNKPIKFVGTGEKMEALDIFHPERMADRILGMGDIVSFVERAQEQYDEEEARRLQKKIAKNQFDFNDFLSQIQQIKKMGNLKDLASMIPGVGKAIKDVDIKDDAFKGIEAIIGSMTPKERSNPDLINSSRRQRIAKGSGVPIQEVNRILKQFETTRKMMHKISKNPMQAMRNIKKRR